From Candidatus Thermoplasmatota archaeon, one genomic window encodes:
- a CDS encoding DUF3467 domain-containing protein: MANGKRRVKAVVQAEKVTIDLKEIYRSDPKELTPDITVTRYSNLAYVQASPRDVCVDFLEMPGFKKDGKSVVNGTRIYMSHVAAQKLGEVLQDVLRKAIRGGGIEKLTEGRRAQ, encoded by the coding sequence ATGGCAAATGGAAAGAGGCGTGTGAAAGCAGTCGTTCAGGCAGAGAAGGTCACGATCGACCTCAAGGAGATCTACAGATCCGACCCGAAGGAACTGACGCCTGACATCACCGTGACACGTTACTCCAACCTCGCATACGTGCAGGCATCGCCGAGGGACGTCTGTGTCGACTTCCTCGAGATGCCCGGGTTCAAGAAGGACGGCAAGTCAGTCGTCAACGGGACCAGGATCTACATGTCGCATGTAGCCGCGCAGAAACTTGGGGAGGTCCTTCAAGACGTCCTCAGAAAGGCAATACGCGGTGGAGGGATCGAGAAGTTGACCGAGGGCAGACGGGCTCAGTGA